A section of the Streptomyces sp. NBC_01408 genome encodes:
- a CDS encoding hemolysin family protein: protein MTALQLLIGAFTLITNAFFVAAEFALISVRRSQIEPAADKGDRRAKTTLWALEHLSAMMATAQLGITVSSLVLGAVAEPAIAHLLEPPFHAMGVPEALIHPIAFVIALTLATYLHMLVGEMVPKNIALAAPAPTALLLGPPLVALTRALRPFVFGINAFANTLLRLLKVEPKDEVGSVFTDDELARLVKDSSAAGFLAPEGSERLRDALQLGTRPVGEVMVPLGQVATVGHDITPRSLERVAADRGFSRLPVTGPSQEILGYLHIKDALAAPDRTTPFPRAAMRPVIKVTHDTPLDDTMTAMRAAGTHLAAVTHADSTVIGFVTMEDLLEELVGTDHDAQD from the coding sequence ATGACCGCCCTCCAGCTGCTGATCGGCGCCTTCACACTGATCACTAACGCCTTCTTCGTCGCAGCCGAGTTCGCCCTGATCTCCGTACGCCGCAGCCAGATCGAACCCGCCGCCGACAAGGGCGACCGGCGGGCGAAGACCACCCTGTGGGCCCTGGAACACCTCTCCGCCATGATGGCCACCGCCCAGCTCGGCATCACCGTCTCCTCCCTGGTCCTGGGCGCAGTCGCCGAACCGGCCATCGCACACCTCCTCGAACCGCCCTTCCACGCGATGGGCGTGCCCGAGGCGCTGATCCACCCCATCGCGTTCGTCATCGCCCTCACGCTCGCCACCTACCTGCACATGCTGGTCGGCGAAATGGTGCCCAAGAACATCGCGCTCGCCGCCCCCGCACCCACCGCACTCCTCCTCGGACCACCGCTCGTCGCCCTCACCCGCGCACTGCGCCCGTTCGTGTTCGGCATCAACGCCTTCGCCAACACCCTGCTACGCCTGCTCAAGGTCGAGCCGAAGGACGAGGTCGGCTCCGTCTTCACCGACGACGAACTCGCCCGGCTCGTGAAGGACTCCAGCGCCGCCGGCTTCCTTGCCCCCGAGGGCAGCGAACGACTCAGGGACGCGCTCCAGCTGGGTACGCGCCCCGTGGGCGAGGTGATGGTTCCCCTCGGCCAGGTGGCGACCGTCGGGCACGACATCACCCCCCGGAGCCTGGAGCGCGTAGCCGCAGACCGCGGCTTCTCCCGCCTGCCCGTCACCGGGCCCAGCCAGGAGATCCTCGGCTACCTCCACATCAAGGACGCCCTGGCCGCCCCCGACCGCACGACGCCGTTCCCGCGCGCCGCAATGCGCCCCGTCATCAAGGTCACCCACGACACCCCGCTGGACGACACCATGACCGCCATGCGCGCAGCCGGCACCCACCTCGCCGCCGTCACCCACGCCGACTCCACCGTCATCGGCTTCGTCACCATGGAAGACCTCCTCGAGGAACTCGTCGGCACCGACCACGACGCCCAGGACTGA